From a single Collimonas pratensis genomic region:
- a CDS encoding carbohydrate ABC transporter permease produces the protein MLTATQRSMAGTDAAPGSGISFWQRHQRAIAPWLFLAPALILFTVYVIAPIFQTISLSLYAWDGLSPARYIGLHNYAELYHDPDFWLSLKNNLIWLFGFMLAIPAGLAMALFLNQAVFGIRLIKALFFFPFVISQVVIGLVFSWFYDPGNGLLFHVLHFFGISPVAVLSDERFVTYGIVAAGLYPQIAYCMILYLTGLNNLRSDLIEAARLEGASGWQMLVKVVLPQLRAATFIAVVVTIVGALRSFDMVSIMTQGGPYGSSRVLAYYMYEEALSEYGYRMGYGAAIATVLFLIMLVYISMVLFRIYKQEKEHG, from the coding sequence ATGTTGACAGCAACTCAGAGAAGCATGGCCGGGACGGACGCTGCGCCGGGATCCGGCATCTCTTTCTGGCAGCGGCACCAAAGGGCAATCGCGCCATGGCTGTTCCTGGCGCCGGCGCTGATCTTGTTTACCGTGTACGTCATTGCACCGATTTTCCAGACCATTTCGCTCAGCCTGTATGCCTGGGATGGGCTGAGCCCAGCCCGCTATATCGGTTTGCATAACTACGCCGAGCTCTATCACGATCCGGATTTCTGGCTTTCGTTGAAAAACAATCTGATCTGGCTATTCGGTTTCATGCTGGCGATTCCTGCCGGCCTCGCGATGGCGCTGTTTCTGAATCAGGCAGTGTTCGGAATCCGCCTGATCAAAGCACTGTTTTTCTTTCCGTTTGTAATTTCCCAGGTGGTGATCGGGCTGGTGTTCAGCTGGTTCTACGATCCCGGCAACGGCTTGCTGTTCCACGTCCTGCATTTTTTCGGCATCTCGCCGGTAGCAGTACTGTCCGACGAAAGATTCGTCACCTACGGCATCGTGGCCGCCGGCCTGTATCCACAGATAGCCTACTGCATGATCCTCTATCTGACGGGCCTCAACAACCTGCGTTCCGACTTGATCGAGGCGGCGCGGCTGGAGGGCGCCAGCGGCTGGCAGATGCTGGTCAAGGTGGTGCTGCCGCAATTGCGCGCGGCGACTTTCATTGCGGTAGTAGTCACGATCGTCGGCGCCTTGCGCAGCTTCGACATGGTTTCCATCATGACGCAGGGCGGCCCGTATGGATCGTCTCGTGTCCTGGCCTATTACATGTATGAGGAAGCGTTAAGCGAATACGGTTACCGCATGGGTTACGGCGCGGCGATCGCTACGGTCTTGTTCCTGATCATGCTGGTCTACATCAGCATGGTGCTGTTCCGCATATACAAGCAGGAAAAGGAGCATGGCTGA
- a CDS encoding extracellular solute-binding protein, with translation MKARSTLLVKLLPLLFSAMALSASAGTLVINSDASDPAAKAALDAIIKGFKAENTDVEVKLNTFDHEGYKTSIRNFLTANPPDVVNWYPGHRMAPFVDAGLFEDVSDLWTKNGLDEALKPAAAAMTINGKKWGIPYLYYQWGIYYRKDIFAKLNITPPKTWKELLDASAKLKQNGVTPFAIGTKQTWTTAAWFDYLDLRTNGYQFHMDLTNGKVPYTDKRVSAVFDRWDELVKPGYFLPNHASYTWEEAVPAMVKGEAAMYLMGNFAVAPMKAAGLTESSLGFMQFPAITPGLAMAEEAPIESVHIPAQAKNKADARRLLAYMARPDVQTKVSQILEELPVNVKASEPTDPYLKAGFDLLKNTSDLSQYYDRDAPAEMAKAGMDGFQHYMLKPESRQQVLERLEQIRRNVYK, from the coding sequence ATGAAAGCACGTTCAACATTGCTGGTGAAATTATTGCCGCTGCTGTTTTCGGCAATGGCCTTGTCCGCCAGCGCCGGCACGCTGGTCATCAATTCCGACGCCTCCGATCCTGCCGCCAAGGCCGCGCTGGACGCCATCATAAAAGGCTTCAAGGCGGAAAACACCGATGTCGAGGTGAAACTCAATACCTTCGACCATGAAGGCTACAAAACCTCGATCCGCAATTTCCTCACTGCCAATCCGCCGGACGTGGTCAACTGGTATCCAGGGCACCGCATGGCGCCATTCGTCGATGCCGGCTTGTTCGAAGATGTGTCCGATCTGTGGACCAAGAACGGCCTGGATGAAGCGCTCAAGCCGGCTGCCGCCGCGATGACCATCAACGGCAAGAAATGGGGCATCCCCTATCTGTACTATCAATGGGGCATCTACTATCGCAAGGATATTTTTGCGAAGCTGAACATCACGCCGCCGAAGACCTGGAAGGAGCTGCTCGACGCCAGCGCCAAGCTCAAGCAGAACGGCGTCACGCCATTTGCCATCGGCACCAAGCAGACCTGGACCACGGCGGCCTGGTTCGACTATCTCGACTTGCGCACCAACGGCTACCAGTTCCATATGGATCTGACCAACGGCAAGGTGCCCTATACCGACAAGCGTGTGAGCGCTGTGTTTGACCGCTGGGACGAACTGGTCAAGCCGGGTTATTTTTTGCCGAACCACGCTTCGTATACCTGGGAAGAGGCGGTGCCGGCCATGGTCAAAGGCGAGGCCGCCATGTACCTCATGGGTAACTTCGCAGTGGCGCCGATGAAGGCTGCCGGTTTGACCGAAAGCAGCCTGGGCTTCATGCAATTCCCGGCGATCACGCCAGGCCTGGCGATGGCGGAAGAGGCGCCGATCGAATCCGTGCATATTCCGGCGCAGGCAAAGAACAAGGCAGATGCGCGGCGTCTGCTGGCGTACATGGCGCGTCCCGATGTACAGACCAAGGTGAGCCAGATACTGGAAGAGCTGCCAGTCAATGTCAAGGCCAGCGAACCTACCGATCCTTATCTGAAAGCCGGCTTCGACTTGCTGAAAAATACCAGCGATCTTTCGCAATACTACGATCGCGATGCCCCGGCGGAAATGGCCAAGGCGGGCATGGACGGATTCCAGCACTACATGTTGAAACCGGAATCCCGCCAGCAGGTGCTGGAGCGCCTCGAGCAGATACGCCGCAACGTCTATAAATAG
- a CDS encoding ABC transporter ATP-binding protein, with the protein MASITLKGVSKAYGKHEPVIRNVDLHIAQGEFCVFVGASGCGKSTLLRMIAGLEDIGSGELLIGDRLMNDVPAARRGVAMVFQSYALFPHMTVYENMAFGLTLAKVDKAVVREKVVGAARILQLERLLARLPKALSGGQRQRVAIGRAIVREPGVFLFDEPLSNLDAVLRVQTRYEIAKIHREIGNASTVYVTHDQVEAMTLADRIVLLNSGSALARSGSIAQCGAPLELYHRPKNLFVAGFIGSPKMNFIPARLVAAGERLARVQLAGGELLEAQVDARRLLPGAPLTLGIRPEDASAGNATQHLVREVQWQERLGDATYLYLRSGDEQAPWIVKVPGNTHAVAGQRVPLSLPRAAMHLFDEQGEALPRCVEATDILVPLAA; encoded by the coding sequence ATGGCAAGCATCACCTTGAAGGGCGTATCCAAAGCCTATGGCAAGCATGAACCGGTGATTCGCAATGTGGACCTGCACATTGCGCAAGGAGAGTTTTGTGTCTTTGTCGGCGCTTCCGGCTGCGGAAAATCCACGCTGCTGCGGATGATCGCAGGGCTTGAAGATATCGGCAGCGGCGAGCTGCTGATCGGCGACCGATTGATGAACGACGTGCCGGCAGCACGGCGCGGCGTGGCGATGGTATTCCAGAGTTACGCGTTGTTCCCGCACATGACGGTGTACGAAAACATGGCGTTCGGCCTGACCCTGGCCAAGGTCGACAAGGCAGTAGTAAGGGAAAAGGTTGTCGGCGCCGCCCGCATCCTGCAACTGGAGCGCCTGCTGGCGCGCCTTCCCAAGGCGCTGTCAGGCGGCCAGCGCCAGCGGGTGGCGATCGGCCGCGCTATCGTGCGTGAACCGGGGGTGTTTCTGTTTGACGAACCACTGTCCAACCTGGATGCCGTGCTGCGCGTGCAGACGCGTTATGAGATCGCCAAGATCCACCGCGAAATCGGCAATGCGTCTACCGTCTATGTCACCCACGACCAGGTCGAGGCAATGACCCTGGCTGACCGCATCGTGTTGCTGAACTCGGGCAGCGCGCTGGCGCGCTCCGGCAGCATCGCGCAATGCGGCGCGCCGCTGGAGCTGTACCACCGGCCCAAGAATCTGTTTGTCGCCGGCTTTATCGGCTCGCCCAAGATGAACTTCATTCCCGCACGCCTGGTCGCCGCCGGCGAAAGGCTGGCGCGGGTGCAGCTCGCCGGCGGCGAACTGCTGGAGGCGCAGGTCGATGCCCGGCGTTTGCTGCCTGGCGCGCCGTTGACCCTTGGCATCCGCCCGGAAGATGCCAGCGCCGGCAACGCTACGCAGCATCTGGTGCGCGAGGTGCAATGGCAGGAACGGCTGGGAGATGCGACTTATCTGTACCTGCGCAGCGGCGACGAGCAAGCGCCCTGGATCGTCAAGGTACCCGGCAATACCCATGCCGTCGCCGGCCAGCGAGTGCCGTTATCGCTGCCGCGCGCGGCCATGCACCTGTTCGATGAGCAAGGCGAAGCGTTGCCGCGCTGCGTCGAGGCCACCGACATACTGGTTCCACTGGCTGCATAG
- a CDS encoding LacI family DNA-binding transcriptional regulator, with protein MSNVTSNQVAKLAGVSRTTVSFVLNDVPGMGISQETRERVLTAARQLGYVANAIARSLASGATRTVALVMPHRDHINIDIDAYLPRFLAGINLTCHASGYKLLFEPVEESSRPGVFADLVDSRRVDGLIVLNPRGIDDAYLCQLAANGFPLVVFGSNLSEHQGICSIDADNRDAARRATSHLLALGHRQIAHLGYASDENQIPRERLRGFHDAMQAHGADINPAWIAYGNYSAQSGYDAMRSMLQRAPGMTALFAGNDTIAFGAMAALRDAGLRIPEDVAIVGYDDIPLAAFAAPPLTTMRTEPYKDGSDAASILLQAIAGEPLDKAYVRDAAPLIVRRSCGSGKD; from the coding sequence ATGAGTAACGTAACTAGCAACCAGGTGGCAAAGCTCGCAGGCGTGTCGCGTACGACGGTTTCCTTCGTTCTCAACGATGTGCCCGGCATGGGCATCAGCCAGGAGACGCGAGAGCGCGTATTGACGGCCGCCAGGCAGCTCGGCTATGTCGCCAACGCCATCGCCCGCTCGCTCGCCAGCGGCGCCACCAGGACCGTCGCGCTTGTGATGCCGCACCGCGATCACATCAACATCGACATTGACGCCTACCTGCCGCGTTTTCTGGCCGGGATCAACCTGACTTGCCATGCCAGCGGATACAAGCTGCTGTTCGAGCCGGTTGAAGAAAGCAGCCGTCCAGGTGTGTTTGCAGACTTGGTCGACAGTCGCCGTGTCGATGGGCTGATCGTCCTCAATCCGCGTGGAATCGACGATGCTTATCTGTGCCAGCTGGCCGCCAATGGATTCCCGCTGGTGGTATTCGGTTCGAATCTGTCGGAGCACCAAGGAATCTGCAGCATCGATGCCGACAACCGCGACGCCGCGCGCCGCGCCACCAGCCATCTGCTGGCGCTTGGACACCGGCAGATCGCTCATCTCGGTTATGCCTCGGATGAAAATCAAATTCCGCGTGAGCGTCTGCGCGGTTTCCACGACGCCATGCAGGCGCATGGCGCGGATATCAATCCCGCATGGATCGCGTATGGCAACTACAGCGCGCAAAGCGGGTATGACGCCATGCGCAGCATGCTGCAGCGCGCACCGGGCATGACAGCGCTGTTTGCCGGCAACGACACGATCGCATTCGGCGCAATGGCAGCCTTGCGCGACGCCGGCTTGCGGATTCCCGAGGATGTAGCGATCGTCGGCTACGACGATATTCCGCTGGCGGCCTTCGCGGCGCCGCCGCTGACCACGATGCGCACCGAACCGTACAAGGATGGGAGCGATGCGGCATCCATCCTGCTGCAGGCAATCGCCGGCGAGCCACTCGACAAGGCCTACGTGCGGGACGCCGCGCCCTTGATAGTGCGGCGCTCCTGCGGCAGCGGTAAAGATTAA
- a CDS encoding site-specific integrase, whose product MSKYFIKTFIYGSGERSPIAFDRTTGLPLLEPNDWKLFVRRSSTNSHLTLSRELGEVLVLYKWADERKIDLRKRFNLETGLSTSEIGDLKNFCQRNLRYGTGLQSIRSITGEQRKQRIDTIRAFLDWWLDRSLMSTNCPSFPNAKERAKSLPYHIERHRRHLKVPGGSGNIRVGLSSELIARLFEIVVPGSSSNPFHAHNQLRNFIIIGTLYFFGLRRSEALLLRTSDVDFRSASPTISIKRQPDSKAHSRKDVSVKTLERTVPMPREFATLAL is encoded by the coding sequence ATGTCAAAATATTTCATCAAAACATTCATCTATGGGTCGGGCGAACGCTCCCCCATTGCTTTTGACCGCACAACCGGATTGCCGTTGCTCGAACCGAATGACTGGAAACTATTCGTTCGTCGTTCGAGTACAAACTCGCATCTAACACTTTCGCGAGAATTGGGCGAGGTACTTGTGCTATACAAATGGGCCGACGAAAGAAAGATTGATTTACGAAAACGCTTCAATCTAGAAACAGGACTTTCAACCTCTGAGATTGGAGATCTCAAGAATTTTTGTCAACGAAATTTGAGGTATGGCACAGGCTTACAATCAATCAGATCGATCACCGGCGAACAACGTAAGCAACGAATAGATACGATACGAGCATTTCTAGATTGGTGGCTCGATAGGTCACTCATGTCTACAAACTGCCCATCTTTTCCAAATGCCAAAGAGCGTGCGAAGTCGCTTCCCTATCATATCGAACGACACAGACGCCATCTCAAGGTGCCGGGTGGGTCCGGCAACATTCGCGTTGGCCTCTCATCTGAGCTAATCGCGCGACTTTTCGAGATTGTAGTTCCGGGGTCATCATCAAATCCATTCCATGCGCACAATCAACTGCGCAATTTCATCATTATTGGCACTCTATATTTTTTCGGCCTCCGTCGATCCGAAGCCTTGCTACTTCGGACCAGTGATGTCGATTTTCGCTCAGCATCTCCTACAATTTCCATAAAACGTCAGCCGGACAGTAAAGCCCACTCCCGTAAGGACGTCTCCGTAAAAACACTCGAACGTACAGTACCGATGCCACGTGAATTCGCGACATTAGCCCTTTGA
- a CDS encoding DUF2147 domain-containing protein, with translation MTNLSQRLLSKLAASCILISTFAQAQQPAQQGTAAESGRWITESGNLEVDIAPCGTDMCGTIVRVIANRSMSNPTVAMQPTNAGSPLGKKILFDLKPAEQGGWQGHIYNRENDKTYNSLIALIAPDQLKLTVYEDTPAHGKTQVWKRPDAQVPQ, from the coding sequence ATGACGAATCTCTCCCAACGCCTGCTGAGCAAGCTGGCAGCATCATGCATTCTTATTTCCACCTTCGCCCAGGCGCAACAACCCGCCCAGCAGGGCACGGCGGCGGAAAGCGGCCGCTGGATTACTGAAAGCGGCAATCTCGAAGTCGATATCGCTCCTTGCGGCACGGACATGTGCGGCACTATCGTGCGCGTCATTGCCAATCGTTCGATGAGCAATCCCACTGTCGCAATGCAGCCGACCAACGCCGGCTCGCCATTGGGAAAGAAAATCCTGTTCGATCTGAAGCCCGCAGAGCAAGGCGGCTGGCAAGGTCATATCTACAATCGTGAAAATGACAAAACCTACAATAGCCTGATCGCTCTGATCGCGCCGGATCAGCTCAAGCTGACCGTTTATGAGGATACGCCCGCGCACGGCAAAACGCAGGTCTGGAAGCGGCCAGATGCTCAGGTTCCCCAATAA
- a CDS encoding thioredoxin family protein, translating into MKNLFHKRKAGLVYACLLFACTNAGLAAAPPPALVDYGPAPEFTGIQTWLNSKPLTMASLRGKVVLVDFWTYSCINCVRTLPHVTKWYDQYKDKGLVVVGVHTPEFPYERETRNVETAIQRSGIRYPVAQDNRYATWNAYDNQYWPAAYLVDRKGTIVLKHFGEGSYDEMENAIRKLLTDS; encoded by the coding sequence ATGAAAAATCTGTTCCATAAACGCAAGGCAGGTCTGGTGTATGCATGCCTCCTGTTCGCTTGCACTAACGCCGGACTTGCCGCTGCACCGCCGCCCGCTCTGGTCGATTATGGACCGGCGCCGGAATTCACCGGCATTCAGACATGGCTCAATTCAAAGCCGCTGACGATGGCGTCCTTGCGAGGCAAAGTGGTGCTGGTCGATTTCTGGACGTATTCCTGCATCAACTGTGTGCGCACGCTCCCCCACGTGACCAAATGGTATGACCAGTACAAGGACAAGGGACTGGTGGTGGTCGGCGTGCATACCCCCGAATTTCCTTACGAGCGCGAGACCCGCAATGTTGAAACAGCGATCCAGCGATCCGGCATCCGCTATCCGGTGGCGCAAGACAATCGCTACGCCACCTGGAATGCCTACGACAATCAATATTGGCCGGCAGCGTATCTGGTGGATCGCAAAGGGACCATCGTGCTCAAACACTTTGGCGAGGGCAGCTATGACGAGATGGAAAACGCCATCCGCAAGTTGCTGACGGATTCCTAG
- a CDS encoding 4'-phosphopantetheinyl transferase family protein encodes MASNSVSVWLLRLDRSSADRRAALVRFGALLDDAERRRALSYVDEHASIQYIFGRALLQMMLRHHLPANAYPIDAGRCQLSIAAAGKPALAAPFDRSGMQFNLSHSGLSVICAMASRRQLGVDIEARAREVDFDEIAARHFATGESAAIRSAAGQSKQERFFYYWTLKEAYLKAKGTGIAGGLHDVSFVPQRDGTILLRDTGDVGADDAWGFSVFDLFPDCQAALCWQRRSSCFSPGIELRIMDGRELGVIAGQSRPELAC; translated from the coding sequence ATGGCGTCTAATTCGGTTTCGGTCTGGCTGCTGCGGCTGGATAGATCGTCAGCCGACCGCCGCGCCGCACTGGTGCGTTTCGGGGCTCTGCTGGACGACGCGGAACGGCGTCGTGCGCTGTCCTATGTCGATGAGCACGCCAGCATCCAGTATATTTTCGGGCGGGCTCTGCTGCAGATGATGTTGCGCCACCATCTGCCGGCGAATGCTTACCCGATCGATGCCGGGCGCTGCCAGCTGAGCATAGCTGCGGCCGGAAAACCTGCGCTGGCGGCGCCGTTCGACCGCAGCGGCATGCAATTCAATTTGTCGCACAGCGGCCTGTCGGTTATCTGCGCAATGGCGAGCCGGCGCCAGCTTGGAGTAGACATTGAAGCGCGCGCGCGTGAGGTCGATTTCGATGAGATCGCCGCGCGTCACTTCGCCACAGGGGAAAGCGCCGCGATACGGAGTGCGGCGGGACAAAGCAAGCAGGAGCGGTTTTTTTATTATTGGACCCTCAAAGAAGCTTACCTGAAAGCCAAGGGGACGGGAATTGCCGGCGGCTTGCATGATGTCAGCTTCGTGCCTCAACGCGATGGAACTATCCTATTGCGCGATACGGGCGACGTAGGTGCCGACGATGCCTGGGGTTTCAGCGTGTTCGACTTGTTCCCCGATTGTCAGGCGGCACTGTGCTGGCAACGCAGGTCCAGCTGTTTTTCCCCTGGCATCGAGCTGCGGATCATGGATGGCAGAGAGTTGGGAGTGATTGCGGGCCAGAGTCGGCCTGAGCTGGCCTGCTGA
- a CDS encoding thioesterase II family protein: protein MDYSPSIWFSNFSKNIGAPYRLFTFPFAGGGSAIYRQWPARLPGVEVMAVCLPGREMRIEEAPFDSMAALMQKLLQEIAPLLDRPFAFFGHSMGALMAFELARQLAKMNLPQPEQLFLSAFQAPENLAERHILHKLSDADFLRQLIRYGGIPAAVLDAPELLKMILPAMRADFSMIETFGFNAGKPIASDIVAFCGSHDHAALRQDMLGWRDQTSAGFSLSELPGGHFFLKSAESDLLQLIEASLEQRQFRAVPMPVSCPTSQWRHDGV, encoded by the coding sequence ATGGACTACAGTCCCTCTATCTGGTTCAGCAATTTTTCGAAAAACATCGGCGCACCATATCGGCTGTTTACTTTTCCGTTTGCCGGCGGCGGCTCGGCTATCTATCGCCAATGGCCAGCGCGCCTGCCTGGCGTCGAAGTGATGGCGGTTTGCCTGCCGGGCCGGGAAATGCGGATTGAAGAAGCGCCGTTCGATTCAATGGCGGCGCTGATGCAGAAATTATTGCAGGAAATCGCGCCGTTGCTGGACCGTCCGTTTGCCTTCTTCGGCCACAGCATGGGCGCGCTGATGGCGTTTGAACTGGCGCGCCAGCTTGCGAAAATGAATTTGCCGCAGCCTGAGCAACTTTTCCTCAGCGCTTTTCAAGCCCCCGAAAATCTTGCCGAAAGACATATCCTGCACAAATTGTCGGATGCTGATTTCCTGCGCCAGTTGATCCGCTACGGCGGCATTCCGGCCGCGGTACTGGATGCCCCTGAACTGCTCAAGATGATACTGCCGGCGATGCGCGCCGATTTCTCGATGATTGAAACATTCGGCTTCAACGCCGGCAAGCCGATAGCGAGCGACATAGTGGCGTTTTGCGGTTCGCACGACCACGCGGCGCTGCGCCAGGATATGCTGGGCTGGCGCGATCAAACTAGCGCCGGGTTCAGTCTGTCTGAGCTGCCGGGCGGTCATTTTTTCCTGAAGTCGGCAGAAAGCGATTTGCTGCAACTGATAGAAGCCTCATTGGAGCAACGCCAATTTCGGGCTGTGCCAATGCCTGTCTCATGCCCCACTTCTCAGTGGCGGCACGATGGCGTCTAA
- a CDS encoding DUF2147 domain-containing protein — protein sequence MYNRDKAKTYDCVMTLLGPNELKIRGYKFLPIFGSTQIWRRVKQS from the coding sequence ATCTACAATCGCGATAAAGCAAAGACCTATGATTGCGTGATGACACTGCTTGGGCCGAATGAATTGAAAATACGCGGCTACAAATTCCTGCCCATCTTCGGCAGCACGCAAATCTGGCGTCGCGTCAAGCAAAGCTAG
- a CDS encoding DUF2147 domain-containing protein has translation MKKIAMFALIFATCMSQAAPAFSQADKVPSKTAGSAGPLGKWVTESGNLEVDIAPCGAALCGSVSRVISNRSMSPGGEAPKADALPLAGLKSLSDFSPTAKANGTEKSTIAIKQRPMIA, from the coding sequence ATGAAAAAAATAGCAATGTTTGCACTGATATTTGCCACCTGCATGAGCCAGGCCGCACCTGCCTTTTCGCAGGCGGACAAAGTGCCGTCGAAGACGGCCGGCAGCGCCGGACCGCTAGGCAAGTGGGTCACTGAAAGCGGTAACCTGGAGGTCGATATCGCGCCCTGCGGCGCAGCACTGTGCGGCAGCGTCAGCCGGGTGATCTCCAACCGTTCCATGAGCCCTGGCGGCGAAGCGCCGAAAGCCGATGCGCTGCCGCTGGCCGGCTTGAAAAGCCTGTCGGATTTTTCCCCGACGGCGAAGGCGAATGGAACGGAAAAATCTACAATCGCGATAAAGCAAAGACCTATGATTGCGTGA
- a CDS encoding outer membrane protein translates to MKSTWKSLATTLTLLAAGTSLPALAEPVSGLYVAGGFGYNDLHTETISSIGASFGVQPGGNTKTDGGTAVLASIGWGFSNGIRAELEGGFRRNSFNHVTAGALHDANASGHEDKSSVFANVLYDFGKTSFGISPYVGIGAGHVKSKWNSLVVTNATETVAFDDSVSKRAYQGILGVSFLENVAPGLSMTLEYRYLSLDGGSTHSGRVERSRFGAFPVTAQLENTRDQSLLIGLRYQFDGPKK, encoded by the coding sequence ATGAAATCGACCTGGAAATCTTTAGCAACAACGCTGACCTTGCTCGCCGCCGGCACGTCGTTGCCGGCGCTGGCTGAGCCGGTGAGCGGCCTGTATGTCGCAGGCGGCTTCGGCTACAACGACCTGCACACGGAAACGATCAGTAGCATCGGCGCCTCTTTCGGTGTCCAGCCAGGCGGCAACACCAAGACCGACGGCGGGACTGCGGTGCTGGCCAGTATCGGCTGGGGGTTCTCCAACGGCATCCGGGCTGAACTGGAAGGCGGATTCCGCCGCAACAGCTTCAATCATGTAACGGCGGGCGCCTTGCACGACGCTAACGCGAGCGGCCACGAAGACAAATCTTCTGTCTTTGCGAATGTGCTGTATGACTTCGGCAAGACATCGTTCGGCATATCCCCGTATGTCGGGATTGGCGCCGGCCATGTGAAAAGCAAATGGAACAGCCTGGTCGTCACGAACGCCACCGAGACCGTCGCTTTCGATGATTCTGTCAGCAAGCGGGCTTATCAAGGAATTCTGGGCGTCAGTTTTCTGGAAAATGTGGCGCCTGGTTTGTCGATGACCCTCGAGTACCGGTATCTGAGCCTGGATGGCGGCAGCACGCATTCCGGCCGCGTTGAACGTTCCCGTTTTGGCGCCTTCCCAGTGACGGCCCAACTTGAAAATACGCGCGACCAGAGCCTGCTGATCGGTCTGCGCTACCAGTTCGACGGACCAAAGAAATAA
- a CDS encoding SGNH/GDSL hydrolase family protein, which produces MKQSSLTVGLLASVLSLSVLFSAPAQAKPFSQFIEFSGALSDTGNYASTHGESPAPFYKNRTTNGPVAGELLAARMGFQVKSSNHLVGPAVGTNFAVRDALAGADGPDDLPQQLKAYLEPRGGKADPDAFYFVFNGGNDVILAATAPTPAASDKIINDAVDGLEHGLRTLVKAGAKTIMAPNFIDISVVPALRNTPLAGHARDVSQAYNQKFEAMLARLEGELNIHFIHWDFDAFLKGMIAHGSEFGFSNTLDSCEALKAKGQCDPDHFLYLTETFPTAKVHEFMAQAMAVEVAKRGAN; this is translated from the coding sequence ATGAAACAAAGTTCTTTAACTGTCGGCTTGCTCGCCTCGGTCCTAAGTTTGTCAGTCCTGTTTTCCGCCCCGGCGCAGGCCAAACCGTTCAGCCAGTTTATTGAGTTCAGCGGCGCGCTGTCCGATACCGGCAACTATGCCAGCACGCACGGCGAATCACCCGCGCCGTTCTACAAGAACCGCACCACCAATGGCCCGGTTGCAGGCGAATTGCTGGCCGCGCGCATGGGTTTCCAGGTCAAGTCGTCCAATCATCTGGTCGGCCCGGCTGTCGGCACCAATTTTGCTGTGCGCGATGCCCTGGCGGGCGCGGACGGTCCGGACGACCTGCCGCAGCAATTGAAGGCTTACCTCGAACCACGTGGCGGCAAGGCCGATCCGGATGCCTTTTATTTTGTATTCAATGGCGGCAATGATGTGATCCTGGCGGCTACTGCGCCGACGCCGGCGGCGTCGGACAAAATCATCAACGATGCGGTGGATGGTCTGGAGCATGGCTTGCGGACGCTGGTCAAAGCAGGTGCAAAAACCATCATGGCGCCGAATTTCATCGACATCTCGGTGGTGCCGGCGCTGCGCAACACGCCGTTGGCAGGGCACGCGCGCGATGTGTCGCAGGCCTACAACCAGAAATTCGAAGCGATGTTGGCACGGCTTGAGGGTGAATTGAATATCCATTTCATCCACTGGGATTTCGATGCTTTCCTGAAAGGCATGATCGCCCATGGCAGCGAGTTCGGCTTTTCCAATACCTTGGACTCTTGCGAAGCGCTGAAGGCAAAGGGCCAATGCGATCCTGACCATTTCCTGTACCTGACAGAGACCTTTCCAACCGCCAAGGTGCATGAGTTCATGGCGCAGGCAATGGCGGTGGAAGTCGCCAAGCGCGGCGCAAACTGA